In Egibacteraceae bacterium, the DNA window GCACGTGCGATCGCACCGCATCGGCTGGCTGCTGGCGCTGGTCGCCGCCCTCTGGGTCGTCGGCTGCGACCCGGCCGAGGACGGGGCGCCCGTCGAGGCCGAGACACCCGCAGCGGTGGAGGTCCAGGACGTCGAGGCGACCTTCAGCGAGGATGCGGACTGCTTCGGGATCGAGGTCGCCGGGCTGGCGGGCGAGGAGATCCGGTGCGGGACGGTCGCCGTCCCGCTGCACTACGACGACCCCGACGGCGAGACGATCGACGTGGCCGTGGCGGTCCTGTCCGGCTCGGACGAAGCGGCGCACGAGCACCCCCTGCTGATACTCGGCGGCGGCCCCGGCGAGATCGTGATCGAGCCGTTCCTCACCCTGCCCCAGTACCGGCAGGTGTTCGACGTGGGGCCGCGCATCATCGTCATGGACCAGCGGGGGGTGGGCTCGAGCCGCCCGGCGCTGAACTGCCCCGAGGTGGCCGAGATCGACTCGCAGGCCGCGGTCGACGACGTCGACGCCCTGCTCGACGCGCTGCGGACGTGCCGGTCGCGGCTGACCGGCGAGGGCATCGACCTCGACGGGTTCAACCACCTCGCCAACGCCCGCGACGTCGCGGTGGTGCGCCGGGCCCTCGGCCACGACCAGATCGACGTCCGTGGCGGTTCCTACGGCAGCCAGCTCGCCCTGCTGGCCGCCGAGCACGACCCCGAGGGCATCCGCTCGCTGATCCTGAACTCACCCATCGACCCGACCGCCAACTGGGTCGACGGCATCGCGGGCGGCTTCGAGCAGGCGCTTGCGGGGGTGGTCACCGCCTGTGCGGACGACCCGGCCTGCGCCGAGGCGGTCGGGGACCTGGAGGAGGCCATCACCCGGACGGTGGACCGGCTCGAGGCCGAGCCCCAGGAGGTGACGGTGCAGCCTCCCGGCGGCCGCGAGGTGACCACCACCTACACCCCCGCGACGTTCCTCGGCGGGCTCTTCCTGCTCTTCTACCTCCCGGACGGGGTGGCGGCGCTGCCCGCGCTGGTCGACCTCGCCCAGGACGGCGAGCTGGCGCCCCTGGCGCAGATCGTCGCCCTCCTGGAGCAGGAGCTCGAGCGGGTGTCCACCGGCATGCACTTCTCGATGCTGTGCTCGGGTGAGGGCGCGCTGGCCACGCTCGACGCCAGCCTCGGCGAGGTCGACTCCGAGGTCATCCGCCAGCACTGGGCTCCCGGGTCGCTGATCGGCGGGGAGCTGCTGGAC includes these proteins:
- a CDS encoding alpha/beta fold hydrolase → MRSHRIGWLLALVAALWVVGCDPAEDGAPVEAETPAAVEVQDVEATFSEDADCFGIEVAGLAGEEIRCGTVAVPLHYDDPDGETIDVAVAVLSGSDEAAHEHPLLILGGGPGEIVIEPFLTLPQYRQVFDVGPRIIVMDQRGVGSSRPALNCPEVAEIDSQAAVDDVDALLDALRTCRSRLTGEGIDLDGFNHLANARDVAVVRRALGHDQIDVRGGSYGSQLALLAAEHDPEGIRSLILNSPIDPTANWVDGIAGGFEQALAGVVTACADDPACAEAVGDLEEAITRTVDRLEAEPQEVTVQPPGGREVTTTYTPATFLGGLFLLFYLPDGVAALPALVDLAQDGELAPLAQIVALLEQELERVSTGMHFSMLCSGEGALATLDASLGEVDSEVIRQHWAPGSLIGGELLDGVCDVWDVEAVYDPAEQTLDSGVPALIFTGALDHVTPPELGEQVHDDLATSYLVEVPDVGHSPLEALGLCGQEIVTGFLADPTTAPDSSCATDRRLQLLTDLAQAPG